The following proteins are encoded in a genomic region of Ovis canadensis isolate MfBH-ARS-UI-01 breed Bighorn chromosome 12, ARS-UI_OviCan_v2, whole genome shotgun sequence:
- the IL24 gene encoding interleukin-24, translating to MAMGSAMYVAALPCLSLMLLLWSPGLWVWGQEFQFGPCQVDGIVLQKLWQAFWAMKDIVQAQDNITSVRLLRKEVLQNVSETESCHLLHALLRFYVNTVFKNYHDKAVEFGILKSFSTLANNFFVIVSKLQASQEKMFSTCESARRRFLLFYRAFKQLDREAAVTKAFGEMDILLRWMEKFNQL from the exons ATGGCG ATGGGCTCTGCCATGTACGTGGCTGCTCTTCCCTGCCTGAGTCTGATGCTGCTTCTCTGGAGCCCGGGGCTGTGGGTCTGGGGCCAAGAGTTCCAGTTTGGGCCCTGCCAGGTAGACGGCATAGTTCTCCAGAAACTGTGGCAGGCCTTCTGGGCCATGAAGGACATCGTG CAAGCTCAGGATAACATCACGAGTGTCCGGCTGCTGCGGAAAGAGGTTCTGCAGAACGTCTCG GAGACTGAGAGCTGCCACCTCCTCCACGCCCTGCTGAGGTTCTACGTGAACACCGTCTTCAAAAACTACCATGACAAGGCTGTTGAATTCGGGATCCTGAAGTCATTCTCTACTCTGGCCAACAACTTCTTTGTCATCGTGTCAAAACTGCAAGCCAGT CAGGAAAAGATGTTTTCTACCTGTGAGAGTGCACGCAGGCGATTTTTGCTGTTCTACCGAGCATTTAAACAG TTGGACAGAGAAGCAGCTGTGACCAAAGCCTTTGGAGAAATGGACATTCTCTTGAGATGGATGGAGAAATTCAACCAGCTCTGA